Proteins from a genomic interval of Sporomusaceae bacterium:
- a CDS encoding formate--tetrahydrofolate ligase — translation AAKLGRPTGFTVTVREVRVAAGAGFLVAITGEIMTMPGLPKKPAAEAMDIDNNGKIVGLF, via the coding sequence GCCGCCAAGCTCGGCCGCCCCACCGGGTTCACGGTGACGGTGCGCGAGGTGCGGGTGGCGGCCGGGGCGGGCTTCCTGGTGGCGATCACCGGCGAGATCATGACGATGCCCGGCCTGCCCAAAAAACCGGCCGCCGAGGCGATGGACATCGACAACAACGGCAAGATAGTAGGCCTGTTCTAG